From a region of the Malania oleifera isolate guangnan ecotype guangnan chromosome 12, ASM2987363v1, whole genome shotgun sequence genome:
- the LOC131144483 gene encoding F-box/kelch-repeat protein At1g26930-like yields the protein MLEDRSCLVSRVFSSSCGKENKWSYINYRLEMEIPKSKRPLEIKEEEELRVSKLPKPSSASEKVEVSPNSPDLNLAPAEQSDDHLYAQDCLDTGSIAHHIGRVESLDISMNSADESENPHRHLDESDQLETAEAPPDLSLALAHQSSSPHHSQNILNLDPPVLPGSEAEMDWTLPNMGLTLADQSNAHCCTGKNSDLVHVERACALPDLSYLSLSLKDQSNNQRHAGHQSNDSSSDSLIHPIGRDMSINCLLRCSRSNYGSIASVNRSFRSLIRSGELYRLRRNNGVIEHWIYFSCHLLEWEAFDPICRRWMHLPRMPSNECFMCSDKESLAVGTELLVFGKEVTAHVIYRYSILTNSWSSGMRMNAPRCLFGSASLGEKAILAGGCDSQGNILSSAELYNSETGKWETLPSMNKSRKMCSGVFMDGKFYVLGGIGGSESKVLTCGEEFNLETRTWTEIPKMSPGRSDAARENDMPAATEAPPLVAVVNNELYSADYAAMVVRKYDKDRKRWYTVGSLPQRLVSMNGWGLAFRACGDRLVVIGGPRTLGEGSIELNSWVPGEGQPQWNLLARKRSGNFVYNCAVMGC from the coding sequence ATGTTGGAGGATCGTTCCTGCCTAGTTTCGAGGGTGTTTTCTAGTTCTTGTGGTAAAGAAAACAAGTGGTCTTACATAAATTATCGTCTTGAAATGGAAATCCCAAAGAGCAAGCGCCCTTTGGAGATAAAAGAGGAAGAGGAGCTCAGAGTAAGTAAGTTGCCCAAGCCTTCCAGCGCTAGTGAAAAGGTTGAGGTGTCGCCTAACTCACCTGACCTCAACTTGGCCCCAGCTGAACAATCTGACGACCATCTTTATGCTCAGGATTGTTTGGATACAGGTTCTATAGCACATCACATTGGTCGCGTTGAGTCACTAGACATCTCCATGAACTCTGCGGATGAATCTGAAAACCCGCATCGCCATTTAGATGAATCTGATCAACTTGAGACAGCTGAAGCCCCGCCCGACCTCTCCCTTGCCCTGGCACACCAATCCAGCAGCCCGCATCATTCCCAGAATATTTTGAATTTGGATCCCCCAGTACTCCCTGGTTCTGAAGCTGAGATGGATTGGACTCTGCCCAACATGGGCCTCACTCTGGCAGACCAATCCAATGCCCATTGTTGCACAGGGAAAAATTCAGATTTGGTTCATGTTGAGAGGGCTTGTGCCTTGCCTGATCTTTCTTACCTTTCCTTGTCTCTCAAAGACCAATCTAACAACCAGCGTCATGCAGGGCATCAGTCAAATGACTCAAGTTCGGACTCATTAATCCATCCCATTGGCAGAGATATGTCCATCAATTGCCTCCTTCGATGTTCGAGGTCTAATTATGGCTCGATTGCATCTGTGAACCGGAGCTTCCGATCATTAATTCGGAGTGGCGAACTATACAGGCTGAGAAGAAACAATGGTGTAATTGAACACTGGATTTATTTTTCTTGCCATCTTCTTGAATGGGAAGCTTTTGATCCAATTTGTCGCAGGTGGATGCATTTGCCAAGAATGCCGTCTAATGAATGCTTCATGTGCTCTGATAAGGAGTCCTTGGCTGTAGGGACAGAGCTTCTTGTGTTTGGCAAGGAAGTGACAGCTCATGTCATTTACAGATATAGCATTTTAACTAACTCATGGTCATCCGGAATGAGGATGAATGCTCCAAGATGCTTATTTGGGTCTGCCAGCCTTGGGGAGAAGGCAATTTTAGCTGGTGGTTGTGATTCTCAGGGAAATATATTGAGCTCAGCAGAGCTTTATAATTCTGAAACTGGAAAATGGGAGACACTTCCAAGCATGAATAAATCCAGGAAGATGTGTTCTGGAGTCTTTATGGATGGAAAGTTTTATGTGCTTGGGGGTATTGGGGGAAGTGAATCAAAGGTTCTTACATGTGGAGAGGAGTTTAATTTGGAGACGAGAACTTGGACAGAGATTCCTAAAATGTCTCCTGGGCGAAGTGATGCAGCCAGGGAGAATGATATGCCTGCTGCGACGGAGGCACCCCCTTTGGTTGCAGTGGTAAATAATGAATTGTACTCAGCTGATTATGCAGCAATGGTGGTCAGGAAGTATGACAAGGATAGGAAACGTTGGTATACAGTGGGGAGTTTGCCCCAACGATTAGTCTCAATGAATGGTTGGGGCCTTGCTTTCAGGGCATGTGGAGATCGGCTGGTCGTTATTGGTGGTCCTAGGACTTTGGGTGAAGGGAGCATAGAGCTCAATTCATGGGTCCCCGGTGAAGGCCAACCACAGTGGAACTTGCTTGCTAGAAAGCGATCGGGTAATTTTGTCTATAATTGTGCTGTCATGGGTTGCTGA